In the Streptomyces coeruleoprunus genome, GCGGGCGCGCCGGACCTGGTCGGGGTCGGCCATGGCGGCCCGGATCTCCTCCGGGCGGCCGTTGTCGATGAAGTGCTCGACCTTCACCTCGATGAAGAGGGCGTCGGCGCGGACGGCGACGGGGCCCTGGGGGCCGCCGATCCGGCCGGTCCCCGTCGAGTAGATCTTGCGGCCGTCGACCGCCGTGACCTCGGCCTCCAGGTGGAGCACGGTGCCGACGGGCACGGGCCGCACGAAGTCGGTCTCCAGGCGGCCGGTGACGGCGATGACGCGGAGCAGCCAGTTGAGCGCGCCGAGCGTCTCGTCGAGCGCGGTGGCGAGGACGCCGCCGTGGGCGAGGCCGGGGGCACCCTGGTGGTCGGGGGTGACCGTGAACTCGGCGGTGACGGTCACGCCCTCGCCGGCCCTGGCGTCCAGGTGGAGCCCGTGCGGCTGGCCGCCGCCGCAGCCGAAGCAGTGGTCGTAGTGGGACCCGAGCGGCTCGCCGGGGGCGGGCGCGTCGGGGTGCCGTACCGGCGGTCTGGCCCCGGCGGGAGGCGTCAGTGCAGTGCTCACAGGCGCAGACCTTACCCGCGAGGCGGGGCACGGGTCGCGCCGTGCCAAGCTTGGGTGTATGCAGCCTTCCACCCAGCCTTCCGCCCGGCCCTCGGCACCGCTGTACGACGAACGTCTCACGGCCCCGCGGCTGTGGTGGGCGATCGCCGTCCTGCTGGGCCTGTCGGCCGGCCTCGTCGTGGCGCCGTTCGGGACGGTGGTGGTCCTGGCCTCGGTGATCGTGGTCGGCGTGCTCTCGGCGGTGTGCGTCAGCTCGTACGGCTCCGCCCGCATCCGCGTGGTGGCGGGGTCGCTCGTCGCGGGGGACGCCCGGATCCCGGTGACGGCGCTGGGCGAGCCGCAGGTGCTGGACGCCGAGGAGGCGCGCGCGTGGCGCACGTACAAGGCCGATCCGCGGGCGTTCATGCTGCTGCGCAGCTATGTGCCGGGGGCGGTGCGGGTGGAGGTGACGGACGCGGCCGATCCGACGCCGTACGTCTACCTGTCGAGCCGTACGCCGGAGGTGCTGGCGGAGGCGCTGCGGAAGGCGCGCGCGGCCGTCGACGGGGCGCGGGCGTCCGAGAGGGCGTCCCAGTAGGCCGGCTGCTCGGGCTGCCGGGGCCGGTCGTGGCGGCCCGGGTCCTCGGGGTCAGTAGCCCAGTTCCTTGGGGTTCTCCGGCTGCTCCAGCGGGGGCAGCTCGGGGAGCGCGTCCCAGGGGACCTGGCGGCGCCGCAGGTCGGCGCGGATGTGTTCGGCGAGCTTCCGGGTGTCGCGGCGGTTCATGACCGCGCCGACGGTGGCGCCCACCATGAACGGGATCAGGTTCGGCAGGTTGCGCACCGTGCGCTTGACGATCTGCTGGCGCAGCTCGCGCTTCATACGGCCGCCCAGGGCGGCGTTGACGCTGGCGGGCTTGGTGACGTCGATGCCCCGCTCCTCCGTCCAGGAGGTCAGGTAGGCCGCCGCGCGCTCCTTGAGCGTGCCGGGCGGACGCAGGCCGTACACCTCGTGGAGCTCGGCGATGAGCTTCAGCTCGATGGCGGCGACGCCCGTGATCTCCGCGGCCAGCTCGGCCGGCATCGCGGGGGGTACGGGCAGCATGGCGGCCGCGCCGACGCCGGCGCCCACCGTGGCGGTCGCGTTCGCCGCGCCCGCGACCAGTTTGTCGGCGAGCTGTTCGGGCCCGAGGCCCGGGAACTGCTTGCGGAGGGTGGCCAGGTCCCGTACGGGAACGCGCGGGGCGTTCTCGATGATCCGGTCGGCCAGATGAGCGAGGCCCGCCCTGGCGCCCTCGCCGCTCTTCTTCACGCCGCGCCTGACCGCTTCGACGCCGCGGGTGCGTGCGCCGCGCGCGGGGACGCGGATACGCCGGGCCAGTGGGGCCCGCTCGGTCCGTCCCGCCCGTCCGGTTGCTTCGAGCGAGGCCGGGAGGCCTCGCTCGTCGTCACGTGCGCCGGGGGAGGGCAGGGGGGCGGACTGCTCGGCGGACGCCTCGTGAGCGCCCTGTGCCGGGCCTGTGCCGCCCTGGTACGCCTCCGGCCTCCCAGGGAGCCGGAAGCGCCGCTTCCGAGACGGGGTGTCGCCTGCCACGGCCGACCGGACCTCAGTCGCAGTCTCGGCAGATCGGCTGGCCGTTCTTCTCCCGAGCCAGCTGGCTGCGGTGGTGCACCAGGAAGCAGCTCATGCAGGTGAACTCGTCCGCCTGCTTCGGCAGGACGCGGACGGCCAGCTCCTCGTTGGAGAGGTCGGCGCCCGGAAGCTCCAGGCCCTCTGCGGCCTCGAACTCGTCGACGTCGACCGTGGAGGTCGACTTGTCGTTCCGCCGGGCCTTCAGCTCTTCGAGACTGTCCTGGTCGACGTCGTCATCGGTCTTGCGTGGGGTGTCGTAGTCCGTAGCCATGTCACTCTCCCCCTCTGGGTGTTTGCGGTGTCTCCAGCGCACGTAACGCGTGAGAGGCCGGACTTGTGCCCGACCTGAGGCGGAGATTTTGCCTCACATCAAGGTCTGTTACTCAATCGACACCCAACCGGACCCCTCACGAGTGATCGGGTTTGGGTGGCGAACGGGACCGTACACGGTCGGGATCGTGCGCTTCACAGGCACCACCCCGTGTACTTCCCGTAATCCAGGGGCCCGGAAACCCGGACTTTTCCTGGTTTTCCGGCGGAATTTTCGATCACACAGCGTGATTGGCCGGAAGTATGTCGTTGTGATCGATCACACAGCGGAGCCCTTCGGGCGCGTTCCCAATAATTCCGCGCACAGCGAACAAGGGGGTCGTCCGGGCCGGTGGTTCACCGCGGAAACGTGACACGCATCACGAGACCGCCGCCCTCGCGGGGCTCGGCGACGATCCGCCCGCCGTGGGCGCGGGCGACCGAGCGGACGATCGACAGGCCGAGGCCCACGCCCCGGTCGCTGCCCGTGCGCTCCTGCCGCAGCCGCCGGAACGGCTCGAAGAGATTGTCGATCTCGTACGCCGGGACGACCGGCCCGGTGTTCGCCACCACCAGTACGGCCTCGCCGTTCCGCACGTCCGTGGTGACCTCCACCCGGCCGTCCTCCGGCACGTTGTACCGGACGGCGTTCTGGACGAGGTTCAGGGCGACCCGTTCCAGCAGTACGCCGCTGCCCTGGACGACGGCGGGCTTGTAGTCGGCGCGGATCTCCACGCCCCGTTCCTCGGCCTCGCCGCGCACCTGGTCGACGGCGCGCGAGGCGACTTCGGCGATGTCGACGGGCTTGCGCTCGACGATCTGGTTCTCGCTGCGGGCCAGCAGGAGGAGGCCCTCCACGAGCTGCTCGCTGCGCTCGTTGGTGGCGAGCAGCGTCTTGCCCAGCTCCCGGAGCTCCACGGGTGCTCCGGGGTCGGAGAGGTGGACCTCCAGGAGGGTGCGGTTGATCGCGAGGGGGGTGCGCAGCTCGTGCGAGGCGTTCGCGACGAACCGCTGCTGGGCGGTGAAGGCCCGCTCCAGGCGGTCCAGCATCTCGTCGAAGGTGTCCGCCAGCTCCTTCAGCTCGTCGTCCGGGCCGTCCAGCTCGATCCGGCGGCTCAGGTCGGAGCCGGCCACCTGGCGGGCCGTCCGCGTGATGCGGCCCAGCGGCGACAGGACGCGGCCGGCCATGGCGTAGCCGAAGGCGAAGGCGATGATCGACAGGCCGAGGAGGGCGAAGAGCGAGCGGCGCAGCAGGTCGTCGAGGGCCATCTCGCGCTGGTACTGGACGCAGGCGGCCATGGCCTTGTTGAACTGGTCGCTCGTCGGCGCCGCGGGCAGCTCGCACCAGGACACGGTGGGCTGCACCACGCCGCTCACCAGCTTGAACGGCAGGTCCCCGCTGACGGACAGCGCCTGTGCCGTGAGCAGGTAGATGATCGACAGGAGCAGGATGCCGGCGATCAGGAACATGCCGCCGTACAGCAGCGTGAGCCTTATCCGGATCGTGGGGCGCAGGAGGGGGCGGGTCGCCGGGACCCTCGGGGCCCAGGTGGGTTTGGGTGGCGCCGGTCGCGGCGTGGGGGTGGTCGCCACGGGGTCAGATCCGGTAGCCGGAGCCCGGCACCGTGATGATCACCGGGGGCTCGCCGAGCTTGCGGCGCAGGGTCATCACCGTGACGCGGACGACGTTGGTGAACGGGTCGGTGTTCTCGTCCCAGGCCTTCTCCAGCAGCTGCTCCGCCGAGACGACGGCGCCCTCGCTGCGCATGAGCACTTCGAGGACGGCGAACTCCTTGGGGGCGAGCTGGATCTCGCGGCCGTCGCGGAAGACCTCGCGGCGGTTGGGGTCGAGCTTGATGCCGGCCCGCTCCAGGACGGGCGGCAGCGCCACCGTCGTACGGCGGCCGAGGGCGCGCACGCGGGCGGTCAGCTCGCTGAACGCGAACGGCTTGGGGAGGTAGTCGTCGGCGCCCAGCTCCAGGCCCTCGACGCGGTCGCTGACGTCGCCGGACGCGGTGAGCATCAGCACGCGCGTCGGCATGCCCAGCTCGACGATCTTGCGGCAGACGTCGTCGCCGTGGACGAGCGGCAGGTCGCGGTCGAGGACGACCACGTCGTAGTCGTTGACGCCGATCCGCTCCAGGGCGGCCGCCCCGTCGTACACGACGTCGACGGCCATGGCCTCCCGGCGCAGTCCGGTGGCCACCGCATCGGCGAGCAGCTGCTCGTCCTCGACGACGAGTACGCGCACGGCGCTGTTCCTTCCTCCGAGCCCGGAACCGGGCAGATCTTCGACACTGACGGGTTGGACGGTGCGGTGCCCATCCTGCCCCTTACGCGCGTAAACCGGCTGTAAGGCGGCCTGCGGAGGGCTCCTGGGACCCCGGAGCGATCCGGTCCATTCACGACACCCGCACGGTTTTGAGGTTTCCCTGAGGTTTCGCCGGGGGAGGACGACTGCACACCCGAGATCACGCTTCGTATGTGGCACGCCACGAACCGCTCTGTCCCCCAGAAGCGCTGTGCGTGATCGACCAACCCTCGGCACACCCCCGTGCCACCGACCCATGACGAGGGGGCGCACCATGGACGCTTTCACCGCAGGACTCCTGCAGCGCATAAGGGCCACGGAGAGTGACCTCACGCGGGCACGCGAGACGGGAGACGACTTCCTCGCCGACGTCGAACAGGCCGAGCTGGACGACCTCCGCCGCCTGGCCGCCGAGCACGGCGTGGAGGTCTCCACCGCGACCGCCTGACCGCGACCCGCGCCAGGCCCCGGCACAGGACGTCGCCGGGGCCTTTCGCATGCCCGGAGCCGGTCGGGCGGTCGTACGGTCGGGGCGGGGCCTCAGTCGTGCCAGGCGCCCAGGTCCTCCAGGAGGGCCTGGAGCGGTTCGAAGACGCCCGGGGCGGCCGCGACGGTCAGGTCGTCCGAGGGCGGGGAGCCCGGGCGGCCGCCGGTCAGGGCGCCCGCCTCCCGCGCGAGGAGGACGCCCGCCGCGCGGTCCCAGGGGCGCAGGCACCGCTCGTAGTACCCGTCCAGGCGGCCGGCGGCGACGTCGGCCAGGTCTATGGCGGCGGAGCCGCTGCGGCGGATGTCCCGCAGCCGGGGGATCAGCCGGTGCGCCACCTCGGCCTGGTGGGTGCGGACCTCGGTGACGTAGTTGAAGCCGGTCGACACCAGGGCCTGCTCCAGGGGCGGCGCGGGCCGGCAGCGCAGTCGCCGCTCCCCCAGGTGGGCGCCCCTGCCGCGTACGGCGTGGTAGGTCTCGCCGCGCATCGGGGCGGCGATCACCCCGACCAGCGCCTCGCCGTCGCGCTCGGCTGCGATGGAGACCGCCCAGGTCGGCAGGCCGTAGAGGTAGTTCACCGTGCCGTCCAGGGGGTCGACGACCCACCGGATGCCGCTGGTGCCCTCGCTGGCGCCGCCCTCCTCGCCGAGGAGGCCGTCGTCGGGCCGCCGCTCGGCGAGGACGCCCGTGATCAGCTTCTCGGCGGCGATGTCCATCTCGGTGACCACGTCGATGGGGCTGGACTTGGTGGCGGCGACCTCCAGGTCGTCGGGGCGGCCGTCGCGCAGCAGGGCGCCGGCCCGGTGCGCGGCCTCCAGGGCCACGGCCAGCAGTTCGTCCAGGAGTGCGTCGTCCTGCGGCAGATCGGTCACGGGGTCTCCTCGTCAGGCGTACGGGCTGTCGGCGCCGGCTGCCGCCGGACGCTCGTTGCGCGCCGGGCAGCAGCCGATGGGGCAGAGGTCGTGCGAGGGGCCGAGGGCGCCCAGCGCGCACCGCTCGGCGACGGTGCCGCGCTCGACGGCGGCCCGCTCCAGGAGCAGGTCGCGGACGGCGGCGGCGAACCGGGGGTCGTCGCCCACCGTGGCCGACCTGCGGACCGGGAGTCCCAGCTCGGCGGCCTTGGCGGTGGCCTCCGTGTCCAGGTCGTACAGGACCTCCATGTGGTCCGAGACGAAGCCGATGGGCGCCATGACGACGGCGGGCACGCCGGCCTTGTGCAGCTCCTCCAGGTGGTCGCAGATGTCCGGCTCCAGCCACGGGATGTGCGGGGCGCCGCTGCGGGACTGGTAGACGAGCCGCCACGGGTGCTCGACGCCGGTCCGGTCCCGTACGGCGTCGGCGATGAGCCGGGCCACGTCCAGGTGCTGCTCGACGTAGGCGCCGCCGTCGCCGTGGTCCTCGACGGGGCCGGAGGTGTCGGCGGCGGAGTCGGGGATGGAGTGCGTGGTGAAGGCGATGTGGGCGTCGGCGCGGACGGCCGGGTCCAGCTCGTCCAGCGACTTCAGGACGCCGTCGACCATGGGCTCCACGAAGCCCGGGTGGTTGAAGTAGTGGCGCAGCTTGTCGATCCGGGGCAGGGGCAGGCCCTCCGCCTCCAGGGTGGCGAGGGCGTCCGCCAGGTTCTCGCGGTACTGCCGGCAGCCCGAGTACGAGGCGTAGGCGCTGGTGGTGAGGACGGCGATGCGGCGGCGGCCGTCGAGGACCATCTCGCGCAGGGTGTCCGTCAGGTACGGCGTCCAGTTGCGGTTGCCCCAGTGGACCGGGAGGTCGAGGCCGGCGGAGGCGAAGTCGGCTCGCAGGGCGGCGAGCAGCGCGCGACACTGGTCGTTGATCGGGCTGACCCCGCCGAACTGGAAATAGTGCTTGCCGACCTCTTTCAGGCGCTCCTGGGGGATGCCCCGGCCTCGCGTCACGTTCTCCAGGAACGGGACCACGTCGTCGGGGCCCTCGGGGCCGCCGAAGGAGAGCAGCAGCAGGGCGTCGTACGGGGCTGGATCACGCTGATCGGACATGGGAACGATCCTGCCACCCGGTACTGACAGCCGGGAAACCACCGTGCGCGCCCACCCGTTCGGCCGTAAGCTGTCAAGGCTGTTCATACGCCTTACCCGGTCGCCGTCCGCAGGCTTCCGCACCCCCGGAGTTCCCCTTG is a window encoding:
- a CDS encoding DUF4193 domain-containing protein, with the protein product MATDYDTPRKTDDDVDQDSLEELKARRNDKSTSTVDVDEFEAAEGLELPGADLSNEELAVRVLPKQADEFTCMSCFLVHHRSQLAREKNGQPICRDCD
- a CDS encoding DUF3093 domain-containing protein, whose amino-acid sequence is MQPSTQPSARPSAPLYDERLTAPRLWWAIAVLLGLSAGLVVAPFGTVVVLASVIVVGVLSAVCVSSYGSARIRVVAGSLVAGDARIPVTALGEPQVLDAEEARAWRTYKADPRAFMLLRSYVPGAVRVEVTDAADPTPYVYLSSRTPEVLAEALRKARAAVDGARASERASQ
- a CDS encoding PaaI family thioesterase gives rise to the protein MSTALTPPAGARPPVRHPDAPAPGEPLGSHYDHCFGCGGGQPHGLHLDARAGEGVTVTAEFTVTPDHQGAPGLAHGGVLATALDETLGALNWLLRVIAVTGRLETDFVRPVPVGTVLHLEAEVTAVDGRKIYSTGTGRIGGPQGPVAVRADALFIEVKVEHFIDNGRPEEIRAAMADPDQVRRARAFEVNP
- a CDS encoding inositol monophosphatase family protein, with product MPQDDALLDELLAVALEAAHRAGALLRDGRPDDLEVAATKSSPIDVVTEMDIAAEKLITGVLAERRPDDGLLGEEGGASEGTSGIRWVVDPLDGTVNYLYGLPTWAVSIAAERDGEALVGVIAAPMRGETYHAVRGRGAHLGERRLRCRPAPPLEQALVSTGFNYVTEVRTHQAEVAHRLIPRLRDIRRSGSAAIDLADVAAGRLDGYYERCLRPWDRAAGVLLAREAGALTGGRPGSPPSDDLTVAAAPGVFEPLQALLEDLGAWHD
- a CDS encoding response regulator transcription factor — its product is MRVLVVEDEQLLADAVATGLRREAMAVDVVYDGAAALERIGVNDYDVVVLDRDLPLVHGDDVCRKIVELGMPTRVLMLTASGDVSDRVEGLELGADDYLPKPFAFSELTARVRALGRRTTVALPPVLERAGIKLDPNRREVFRDGREIQLAPKEFAVLEVLMRSEGAVVSAEQLLEKAWDENTDPFTNVVRVTVMTLRRKLGEPPVIITVPGSGYRI
- a CDS encoding HAMP domain-containing sensor histidine kinase; translated protein: MATTPTPRPAPPKPTWAPRVPATRPLLRPTIRIRLTLLYGGMFLIAGILLLSIIYLLTAQALSVSGDLPFKLVSGVVQPTVSWCELPAAPTSDQFNKAMAACVQYQREMALDDLLRRSLFALLGLSIIAFAFGYAMAGRVLSPLGRITRTARQVAGSDLSRRIELDGPDDELKELADTFDEMLDRLERAFTAQQRFVANASHELRTPLAINRTLLEVHLSDPGAPVELRELGKTLLATNERSEQLVEGLLLLARSENQIVERKPVDIAEVASRAVDQVRGEAEERGVEIRADYKPAVVQGSGVLLERVALNLVQNAVRYNVPEDGRVEVTTDVRNGEAVLVVANTGPVVPAYEIDNLFEPFRRLRQERTGSDRGVGLGLSIVRSVARAHGGRIVAEPREGGGLVMRVTFPR
- a CDS encoding ferrochelatase; translated protein: MSDQRDPAPYDALLLLSFGGPEGPDDVVPFLENVTRGRGIPQERLKEVGKHYFQFGGVSPINDQCRALLAALRADFASAGLDLPVHWGNRNWTPYLTDTLREMVLDGRRRIAVLTTSAYASYSGCRQYRENLADALATLEAEGLPLPRIDKLRHYFNHPGFVEPMVDGVLKSLDELDPAVRADAHIAFTTHSIPDSAADTSGPVEDHGDGGAYVEQHLDVARLIADAVRDRTGVEHPWRLVYQSRSGAPHIPWLEPDICDHLEELHKAGVPAVVMAPIGFVSDHMEVLYDLDTEATAKAAELGLPVRRSATVGDDPRFAAAVRDLLLERAAVERGTVAERCALGALGPSHDLCPIGCCPARNERPAAAGADSPYA